The region TTTACGAATTTCGCGAACATCGTCTTTCCCGCCATGGCCAAGCCGATTCCCGTCGAGCGGTGGAAGCTGATCGAGACGATGCAGACCTTCGATTTCGAGGGGTCCCTCGTCTACGTGAAGATCGACTTCGCCTATGAAGACGACGAAGGGCTCAAGGTGGTCGACTGGAAGACGGGAAAGTCCGAGGATGTCGACAACGAGATCCAATTGGATTGCTACGGCATGTTCTCCAAGGAGCATTTCAAGATCCCGACGGAGAAGATCCAGACGGTCGAATGCAATGTCAATAGCGGCAAGTCGACCATCCGGACGATGATCGAGGCGAAGATCGACTTCGCCAAACACTACATCCGCAATTCCATCCACGGGATGAAAAAGGCCCTGGCCGACCCCGAAAAGAACGTCGCCCGCGAGGAGGATTTCCCCTTCACGGAAAACGAGCAAACGTGCCGGTGGTGCAATTTCAAAAAGGTCTGCGCCAAGTGGACGTGATCGAGATTACCTCCGAGTTCCGACGCGTCCTGGATCTCATGGAGAGAGGCTCATCCCATGTCTTTCTGACAGGCAAGGCCGGCACCGGAAAATCCACGCTCCTGAAGCACTTTCGGGAGACGACCGAAAAGAAGATCGCGGTTCTCGCCCCCACGGGCGTCGCGGCGGTGAACATCCGCGGCCAAACCGTCCATTCCTTTTTCGGTTTCCGGCCCGACATCACGGTCAAGGAGGCCAAACGCCTGGCGGGCCGCGCTCTGAGAGAGGAAGAGGACGGTCTCTACCGCGAACTGGACGCCGCCGTTATCGACGAGGTCTCCATGCTTCGCGCGGACGTCCTCGATTGCATCGACGCCTTCCTCAAGGTCGTCCGAAAGTCCAAGTTCCCTTTCGGCGGGCTCCGATTCGTCTTTATCGGCGACCTCTACCAGCTCCCGCCGGTCGTCACCTCGCGCGACAAGGCGGTCTTCGAGGAGCATTATGCGAGCCCCTACTTCTTCGACGCCAAGATCTTCCCCAAGCTCGCCTTGGAGCTGGTGGAGCTCGAGACGGTCTTTCGCCAGAAAGACCCGCGCTTTGTCGAACTGCTCAACTCCGTCCGGAACAACACACTCTCCGACGATCAGATCGAGGACTTGAACCGACGCTGCGAACCGGACTGGGAAGTTTCCGAAGGACTGACGGTCCACCTGACGGCGACCAACGCGCAGGCCGCCGAGATCAATCACCGCAAGTTGCAGTCGTTGCCCGGGAGGCCTTTTTCCTACGAGGGCTTGGT is a window of bacterium DNA encoding:
- a CDS encoding PD-(D/E)XK nuclease family protein, with protein sequence MGYPVGVGELKNLFSWSKSRDEKFRECPRQYYYHHYASWGGWDRQADPKAREIYTLKNLKSRHMWLGEVVHHVIEDALKHYRETREMPTEAFLARLTETMRRNFRESKSRQYQERPGKAFGLYEHEYESNVPDAKWAEVHDNARRCFTNFANIVFPAMAKPIPVERWKLIETMQTFDFEGSLVYVKIDFAYEDDEGLKVVDWKTGKSEDVDNEIQLDCYGMFSKEHFKIPTEKIQTVECNVNSGKSTIRTMIEAKIDFAKHYIRNSIHGMKKALADPEKNVAREEDFPFTENEQTCRWCNFKKVCAKWT
- a CDS encoding AAA family ATPase, translated to MQFQKGLRQVDVIEITSEFRRVLDLMERGSSHVFLTGKAGTGKSTLLKHFRETTEKKIAVLAPTGVAAVNIRGQTVHSFFGFRPDITVKEAKRLAGRALREEEDGLYRELDAAVIDEVSMLRADVLDCIDAFLKVVRKSKFPFGGLRFVFIGDLYQLPPVVTSRDKAVFEEHYASPYFFDAKIFPKLALELVELETVFRQKDPRFVELLNSVRNNTLSDDQIEDLNRRCEPDWEVSEGLTVHLTATNAQAAEINHRKLQSLPGRPFSYEGLVEGDFPDKDLPTERILNLKTGAQVMLLNNDSFGRWVNGTMAVVTALSDGRKDGEAEVTVELEDGREYDLAPARWDLFRYALDAKRKTLTTETVGSFTQYPVKLAWAVTIHKSQGRTFDRVVIDAGRGMFAPGQMYVALSRCRTLEGLILTRPVTRSHVFVDRRIVTFMTRHRYRTAEEAFPLEQKRKIIERAIGDGHDLEIVYLKPTDEKSRRVVRPVSIGDMEFQGKSFIGLRAYCDKRREERTFRVDRILEMRVV